Below is a window of Nitrospinota bacterium DNA.
CAACAACCGCGCCCGCAACACGCTCCCCCGCGCCCCCCGGCCCAGCATATCCCCCCGGCAAGGAAGGGATACACCAATATCACCATGGAAGTGCGCGACGACCTGCTGGCCGCGTTCAAGGAAAAAACCGCGGGCGGCGGCAAGACCGGGAACGAGGTCATCAATCAGCTCATCGATTTTTACAACATGGGCAAGGTGACGGTTTAACCCTCCCCTTTCTTCTCCCGCCCTCCGCGATATGCGGTTAAAATGGCGGCATGGCGGATACCCTGCACATCTATCCCACCCGGATAAAGGCGGAAGCCGAAATGACGCGGCTGCTTGCCCTGGAAAAAGCGGGTGTGCTGCTGGGAACGCCGGTGATGAGCTTTCAGGAATTCGAAAGCTCCCTTGAACATCTTCTCTGCCCCGGCGGGGCGGCGGACGCCATCGCCCGCGAGCTGCTGTTGCACGAGGCGGTGACGGCCGACCCCGCCTTCCGCAAACGGCCCCACCTCGCGCTGCTGACCGGCACCGAGGGATTCATCCGTTCGCTGGGGGATCTGGTGCAGCAGCTCAAGCTGGGTTTGGTGACACCGGACGGGCTGGATGCCATCACCGGCTACGCGCCGGGGAAAGAAGAGTGGATAGGCACCGTCTTCCGCCGCTACCAGCGTCTGCTGGACCGCCACGGCCTGCGCGACACCGCCGACGTGACACGGATGCTGCTGCAATCGCTGGCCGCCGCGGATGCGCTCCCCCGCCCGTTCCACGCGCTGGAGGCGCTGCACATACACGATGTTTTCCACTTCGCCCCTTCGCGCTTCGAGATGCTGCGGCTCATCCAGCGGCTGGTGCCGGTGGTGATCCACTTTCCGCTTCCCGACGACCGCCGCAAGGTATTCGATTTCGTGGAGCGCGACATCCAAAAATTCCAGGGCCTCGAAGACGACGCGGGGCGGATAGAGCTTTCCTTCGGCGAACCCTCCGGCGAAAACGGCGGGCCGCTGGCGCGCTTCGCCGCCGCGCTGTTTGGCGAAGGGAAGCCCGCGCCGATAGACGGCCTCGAACGCCACGCCGCCGTCATCCGCCACGCCGGGCGCTACCGCGAGATCGAAGAAATCGCCGAGGCCATCCTCAAGGCCAAGGGGGAAGGGGAATGGTCGGATTTTTGCCTCGTCTTCCGCGACATCGAGAAATACGGCGGCATTGTGGAAGACGTGTTCCGCCGCGCCCGGATTCCCATCTACCTCCGGCGCGGGGTGCCGCTGACGGACAACCCGCACATAAAAACGGTGATGGCCGTCTTCACCGCCATCGAAACGGATTTCGCGCGCGACGAGGTGAGCCGCCTCGCCGGATCGGATTACTTCGCGTTTCTCCCCGCCGGGGTGGCGGCACATGCCGCCGACCGGCTGCTGATCGACGCGGGCATCACCGGCGGGCCGTCCGCCATGGGGAAGGAAAAGCTGCGGCACCCCCGGCACACGGGGATGAAAAAAACCGCCGCGCGGTTCATAACGCTGGTGGAAGCGCTGGAAAAGCTGGCCCGCGCCGGCCGCGCCGCGCAGTGCATCGAACAGTTCGAAGCGGCGCTGGAACTGCTGGATCCCGCCCCGCTCCGGCCCGATCAGCCCTTCGCCATGCGCGATTATCACGCCCGCGCCCGCCTCGAGGAAACGCTGAAGCTGTTGAGCGGCGCGGTGGACCATCTCGCGATGCGCGACGCCGCGTTCACTTGGCGCGACCTGCGCCGCGTCATCGCCGAATCGCTGGGGAACGCCGCCGTGCCAACCCGTTCCAGCCGTAACGATGTTTACGTGCTCAACGTCAACGAGTTGCCGGGGCTGACGTTTCCGCACGTCTTTATCTGCGGTTTGCACGATGGCGAATTTCCCCGCCGCGTGCTGCGCGGCGCGGTGCTGGGCGAAGGGGAAAAACTGGCCTTCAACCGCCGCCACGCCGAAACGGCGCTGGAAAAATCGCCGCGCCTGCGCCGGGGTCGCGCCGTGTTCTCCCGGCTGGGGGAATCGTGGGAAGAGGAGTCGTTCCTCTTTTACCTCGGCATGCGCGCCGCCACGCAAAGCGTCACCTTCTGCCACAGCGCGGCGGACCTGGATGGCGCGGAACTGGCGCGCAGCCCCTTTCTGGACGAGATCACCGCGGCCTTTCCGCAACTGCAAAAGCCGGACACCCCCGCCGTGGCGCTGGAAAAAGATTTCTCCGCGCAGTTGGATGCCGAGGCGCAACAGGCCAAACTGCTGAGCGAGCTGTTCACGCGGGGGCCGGAATCGGCCGGCGCGCTGAAGGATTACTACCTCCGCTTCGCGGGTGACCGGCGGTTCGCCCTCTCCTGCGGGAAGAGCGGGATCGAGCTGGAACGTCTCGCGTTCTACGGCGAATTTGACGAAACCAAGCGGGCCACCGCCAGCAACCGCCACACCGGCAGGCTGGACGCCGCCTTCGCGCCGCTGCGCCGCCACTTCGACGAAGGGGTGCGCCGCACGTTCGCGCCCACCACGCTGGAACGCTACGCCAAATGCCCCTTCCGCTATTTCGCCGAGAAGGTGCTGGAACTGGATCCGCTGAAACTTCCCGAACCGGGATTGGAACGGACCGAGGCCGGCACCCTTGTCCACCTGATCCTGGAAAAATACCACGGCGGGGCGCGCGCCGCCATTCCCGCCGCCGCCCACCTCGATCCGCTGGGGGCGCGGGAGCGGCGGATGCGGATCGCGGAGGATGCGGCATTCGCGGAATACGAAGGGAAAGGGGTCAAGGCGGAACCGGCCATTTGGGAGATCACCCGCGAACAGGTGCGGCAGGCAATGCGCGGCTATCTCAGGCGTGAAGCGGAAATATTCGGCGAAGACCCTTATAGCGTGCTGGCGGTTGAATACACGTTTGGCGGAGACGGCATTCCGCCGGTGACGATGGAAGGAAGCGCGCCGTTGCGGCTGAAAGGTTCCGTCGACCGGATCGATTACCTGCACAACAGGCGGATGTTGCGCATTATCGATTACAAGTACAGCGCAAAGATCACCGAGTACAAGAAAATGCTCGCCCCGGAGAATTTTTTTGAACGGAGTTTTCAGGTGCCGATATACCTGTATGCGGTGATGAAGGAGTTCGCCCCCTCGTTGACGCCGCCCCCGGCGGGCGGTTTCGCCGCCTATCTCACGCTGAGAAAGGATCAGGAGATGACCAAACATGCCGCATCCGTCTTTGACGCTTGCGGCGGGGAAACGCCGGCGGCGCTTGATGCCGCGCCGGAGTTTGGGGCAAAACTGCGCGCGCTGGTGTCGCGCGTGGAAAACGGCGAGTTCAGCGTTACCCCGGCGAATGCCCAGGAGTGCCGTTCCTGCGATTTCAGGCGGCTGTGCCGCTACCGCCCGGTGAAAGGAGCCGAAACGGAAGACGATGGAAACGATTCTTAAATTCGGCGGCGATACGGCGGTTCATGCCTCCGCCGGGACGGGCAAGACCTGGCTGCTGGTGGAAAAATTCCTGCACGAGCTTTCCACCGAAACGGAAGGGCGGTTCCCCGGCATCGAGAATATCGCGGCAATCACCTTCACCGAAAAGGCGGCGGACGAAATGCGCCGCCGGATCGCCACGCGCATCTTCGAAATAACGGCGAAGGCGGCGGACGCGCCGATGGATGCCGCCGCCGCGCGGCTTCACCGCCACTTTGCCGCCAGCCGCCGCCGTATGGCGCGCGCCTACGTCAGCACCATCCACTCCTTCTGTGCGCGGGTGCTGCGGGAAAATCCGGTGGAAGCCGGGATAGATCCGCTTTTTGAGATCATGGACGAGCGGCGCGCGCGGACGCTGATGGAGGGGGCGCTGCGGCAGTTCCTCACCCTTAAACTCCGGCGGCGCGACGCGGCGATGATGGATTTGGCGTACCGTTACGGATTCGCGGGAACCGGAAACAACGACGGCTCGCTTGCCGCCATCCTGGCGGATATGTTGCCGCTGGCCCGCGCGTCCGGCATGGCGCACG
It encodes the following:
- a CDS encoding PD-(D/E)XK nuclease family protein encodes the protein MADTLHIYPTRIKAEAEMTRLLALEKAGVLLGTPVMSFQEFESSLEHLLCPGGAADAIARELLLHEAVTADPAFRKRPHLALLTGTEGFIRSLGDLVQQLKLGLVTPDGLDAITGYAPGKEEWIGTVFRRYQRLLDRHGLRDTADVTRMLLQSLAAADALPRPFHALEALHIHDVFHFAPSRFEMLRLIQRLVPVVIHFPLPDDRRKVFDFVERDIQKFQGLEDDAGRIELSFGEPSGENGGPLARFAAALFGEGKPAPIDGLERHAAVIRHAGRYREIEEIAEAILKAKGEGEWSDFCLVFRDIEKYGGIVEDVFRRARIPIYLRRGVPLTDNPHIKTVMAVFTAIETDFARDEVSRLAGSDYFAFLPAGVAAHAADRLLIDAGITGGPSAMGKEKLRHPRHTGMKKTAARFITLVEALEKLARAGRAAQCIEQFEAALELLDPAPLRPDQPFAMRDYHARARLEETLKLLSGAVDHLAMRDAAFTWRDLRRVIAESLGNAAVPTRSSRNDVYVLNVNELPGLTFPHVFICGLHDGEFPRRVLRGAVLGEGEKLAFNRRHAETALEKSPRLRRGRAVFSRLGESWEEESFLFYLGMRAATQSVTFCHSAADLDGAELARSPFLDEITAAFPQLQKPDTPAVALEKDFSAQLDAEAQQAKLLSELFTRGPESAGALKDYYLRFAGDRRFALSCGKSGIELERLAFYGEFDETKRATASNRHTGRLDAAFAPLRRHFDEGVRRTFAPTTLERYAKCPFRYFAEKVLELDPLKLPEPGLERTEAGTLVHLILEKYHGGARAAIPAAAHLDPLGARERRMRIAEDAAFAEYEGKGVKAEPAIWEITREQVRQAMRGYLRREAEIFGEDPYSVLAVEYTFGGDGIPPVTMEGSAPLRLKGSVDRIDYLHNRRMLRIIDYKYSAKITEYKKMLAPENFFERSFQVPIYLYAVMKEFAPSLTPPPAGGFAAYLTLRKDQEMTKHAASVFDACGGETPAALDAAPEFGAKLRALVSRVENGEFSVTPANAQECRSCDFRRLCRYRPVKGAETEDDGNDS